One region of Culex pipiens pallens isolate TS chromosome 2, TS_CPP_V2, whole genome shotgun sequence genomic DNA includes:
- the LOC120413561 gene encoding nuclear receptor coactivator 6 isoform X1 — protein sequence MRRLILLFVGFLITGVLSQGFLSPPPLRPVNSKIQRRQLTQQQLSQQQQTHILSDIQQHQHRFNLHQGQRPPSNVIIQPSIQLPVPSQQLSQLNQRPFSNSNNPFQSPPVLPPQFNGKQLPPQLPPNNFRPPQSSRQPHSGFGAQPDTRIPPPPRSVQNTFQPSQQQFFGGPLPNQPFVNGGPITSSVQSPFLQPPAFPAPQQSPQSQQPPQHSPQVRFPASSPNSHAPQAQALFQAPPQTQQFQPAPQATFGQPIVQQPFDTNHIRSEVVPLNQQPLQTSNFNPFANQQQQQQQQQSFNSFPPAQNLPVFAPTQTLNSQPGVFPQIQPAAAHISQQQTQLSFQQQQELENRLKEESVRIRELQEKQKIIQKHEQFLQKQYQKQQAKVQQLHQEFLKKQQNIIQQQQDYETIRKTPTVGLQALPSERTVYEKATKAYQKPSPTTTTAYSTTTQRNLAVIPLKSNSKKDYSTISKTDLDALLQSNRFQTVRTESPKPTKARPPKAKSTKALGRDELLKQLKLALAEQGPQELGNRNFSATDLVLPNGEKVQVIRTTDPEIIKRANVNSEAVLTQQLDTPTTAKPLSFEDIAKSGILPPGADFELIKQSEDGQIEDIGKIPPQKKVTFVYLEEQDDGSYKVQGVKGSADKETKTSGADVDSILKRIKNGEIQLPPPSNKAVKTPIVVEGAPSSTTPRIMPVQKANSVTIIPHSTPLENHYPHSTNFVADHTIPRTASSPSSTTYISTASPSSPSPVSAYSPSTYSGSTIPQSSSTYVSSTQSPITNYYPVDNTLHYTGGISSTYPTTPSPIPTATPVSPSSTTAHFSTRSENYIAASTLAQQTASSTIYQQQQQTAAATGKFDVVHPTVPAPEAVPVTQQQEQALPLTQQPQPSSSSSSSSAASELPAILKKNGLFAMAKYLRQSGLDTILNETGPYTIFVPTDKAFRSLLVQLGGPEKAEEKFKNNPRLLSGLLLHHVIPGSFDISSLQDEMTGVSLAGTQLRVNQYNMHDSEWNDVKVTTINGAMVVLDKQDITIPQGIAHAVDRVMFPLPVGDILQTLQSDRERRFTHFLRALYASGMSDTLQNKGIKTYTVFAPTDAAFANYSTDELNKLVTDKDQAEELVKKHVVPGTLFTAGMRFYQVKDAMAEGKTVTLQKSAGKIKINDGYLQTSNIPTTNGVIHAVDALL from the exons gtaaATTCGAAAATCCAGCGACGACAGTTGACACAGCAACAGCTCTCACAACAGCAGCAGACACACATCTTGAGCGACATCCAGCAGCACCAGCACCGGTTCAACCTGCACCAAGGTCAACGACCACCGTCAAACGTGATCATCCAGCCCTCAATTCAGCTGCCTGTTCCGTCGCAGCAGCTCTCCCAGCTCAACCAGCGGCCATTTTCGAACTCGAACAACCCCTTCCAATCCCCACCCGTGTTGCCACCCCAGTTCAACGGCAAGCAGCTGCCCCCGCAGTTACCCCCTAACAATTTCAGACCTCCCCAATCAAGCAGACAACCACACAGCGGCTTCGGAGCTCAA CCAGACACACGAATTCCACCACCACCACGATCCGTACAGAACACGTTTCAGCCATCTCAACAGCAATTCTTCGGTGGGCCTCTGCCTAACCAACCCTTCGTGaatggcggtcccatcacttcTTCCGTCCAAAGTCCTTTCCTACAACCCCCAGCCTTCCCCGCACCACAACAGTCCCCACAGTCCCAGCAACCTCCACAACACTCCCCCCAGGTACGCTTCCCAGCATCCTCCCCCAATAGCCATGCTCCTCAAGCCCAAGCACTCTTCCAGGCACCTCCCCAGACACAACAGTTCCAACCCGCCCCACAGGCCACGTTCGGTCAGCCGATCGTGCAGCAACCCTTCGACACCAACCACATTCGCTCCGAAGTCGTTCCACTCAACCAACAgccactacagacttccaacTTTAACCCATTCgccaaccaacaacaacaacaacagcaacaacagtcATTCAACAGCTTCCCACCAGCACAAAACTTGCCGGTGTTCGCACCCACACAAACTCTAAACTCGCAACCCGGGGTCTTCCCGCAAATCCAACCGGCCGCGGCCCACATCTCGCAGCAGCAAACGCAGCTGAGCTTCCAGCAGCAACAGGAGCTGGAGAACCGTCTCAAGGAGGAAAGCGTACGCATTCGCGAACTCCAGGAAAAGCAAAAGATCATCCAAAAGCACGAACAGTTCCTCCAGAAGCAGTACCAGAAGCAGCAAGCCAAGGTCCAGCAGCTGCACCAGGAATTCCTGAAGAAGCAACAGAACATCATTCAGCAACAGCAAGATTACGAAACGATCCGAAAGACTCCTACCGTCGGCTTGCAGGCACTACCTTCCGAGCGAACGGTGTACGAAAAGGCCACCAAAGCCTACCAGAAGCCTAGTCCAACGACCACCACCGCTTACTCCACGACCACCCAGCGAAACCTTGCCGTGATCCCACTAAAGTCCAACAGCAAGAAGGACTACAGCACCATCTCCAAGACCGATCTGGACGCACTGCTGCAATCAAACCGCTTCCAAACCGTACGAACGGAGTCGCCCAAACCGACCAAGGCTCGTCCACCGAAGGCCAAGTCCACGAAGGCGCTCGGTCGCGATGAACTGCTCAAGCAGCTGAAGCTGGCTTTGGCTGAGCAGGGTCCGCAAGAATTAGGCAACAGGAACTTTAGCGCCACTGATTTGGTCCTTCCCAATGGGGAGAAGGTGCAGGTTATCCGTACCACCGATCCGGAGATTATCAAGCGTGCCAACGTAAACTCGGAAGCTGTGCTGACGCAGCAGCTTGACACTCCTACCACTGCGAAGCCGCTTTCGTTCGAAGATATCGCAAAGAGCGGTATTCTCCCACCTGGTGCTGACTTTGAGCTGATCAAGCAGAGCGAGGATGGTCAAATTGAAGATATTGGTAAGATTCCTCCGCAGAAGAAGGTCACTTTTGTGTATCTGGAAGAGCAAGATGACGGATCGTACAAGGTTCAAGGAGTTAAGGGTAGTGCGGATAAGGAGACCAAGACTTCTGGAGCCGATGTCGACAGCATTCTGAAGCGAATCAAGAACGGAGAGATTCAGCTGCCTCCTCCATCGAACAAGGCCGTCAAGACGCCGATTGTGGTTGAAGGAGCTCCGTCGAGTACCACCCCACGAATCATGCCCGTCCAGAAGGCCAACTCGGTAACGATCATCCCGCACAGCACTCCGCTCGAGAACCACTACCCGCACTCGACCAACTTCGTAGCGGACCACACGATTCCACGCACCGCTTCGTCACCGTCCTCGACGACCTACATCTCCACTGCGTCCCCCTCTAGTCCTAGCCCCGTGTCGGCTTACTCCCCTAGCACCTACTCTGGAAGTACAATCCCACAATCCTCCTCGACCTATGTGTCATCTACCCAATCCCCAATCACCAACTACTACCCGGTCGACAACACGCTCCACTACACCGGCGGTATCAGCTCGACCTATCCCACGACCCCGTCTCCCATCCCAACCGCCACCCCCGTGTCACCCAGCTCAACGACCGCGCACTTCTCGACGCGATCCGAGAACTACATCGCCGCGTCAACGCTAGCCCAGCAAACCGCCAGCTCAACcatttaccagcaacagcagcagactGCCGCCGCCACCGGCAAGTTCGACGTGGTCCACCCGACCGTTCCCGCGCCGGAAGCCGTACCCGTCACGCAGCAGCAGGAGCAAGCCCTACCACTGACGCAGCAACCCCAACCCtcttcatcgtcgtcgtcgtcgtcggccgcAAGCGAACTGCCAGCGATTCTCAAGAAAAACGGACTATTTGCGATGGCCAAATACCTCCGACAGTCTGGCTTGGACACGATACTCAACGAAACCGGTCCGTACACGATCTTCGTGCCGACCGACAAGGCCTTCCGCAGTCTCCTAGTGCAGCTGGGAGGACCGGAGAAGGCCGAGGAAAAGTTCAAGAACAACCCGCGACTGCTCAGTGGG CTTCTGCTGCATCACGTGATTCCCGGATCGTTCGACATCAGCTCGCTGCAGGACGAAATGACCGGTGTGTCGCTTGCCGGAACGCAACTTCGGGTGAACCAGTACAACATGCACGACTCCGAGTGGAATGATGTTAAG GTAACGACCATCAACGGCGCCATGGTCGTGCTGGACAAGCAGGACATCACCATCCCCCAGGGCATCGCACACGCCGTAGACCGGGTCATGTTCCCCCTGCCCGTCGGTGACATCTTGCAGACGTTGCAGTCCGATCGGGAGCGAAGATTCACACACTTCCTGCGGGCACTGTACGCATCCGGAATGTCCGATACACTACAGAATAAAG GTATCAAAACGTACACGGTATTCGCTCCAACCGATGCGGCCTTTGCCAACTACTCGACGGACGAACTGAACAAGCTAGTCACCGACAAGGACCAGGCGGAGGAGCTGGTCAAGAAGCACGTTGTGCCAGGAACGCTATTCACCGCCGGAATGCGGTTCTACCAAGTCAAGGATGCCATGGCCGAGGGCAAGACGGTGACACTACAGAAGAGTGCAG GTAAAATCAAGATCAACGACGGCTACCTGCAGACGTCCAACATTCCCACGACGAACGGCGTGATACACGCGGTCGACGCGCTGCTTTGA
- the LOC120413561 gene encoding nuclear receptor coactivator 6 isoform X2 translates to MSSLVNSKIQRRQLTQQQLSQQQQTHILSDIQQHQHRFNLHQGQRPPSNVIIQPSIQLPVPSQQLSQLNQRPFSNSNNPFQSPPVLPPQFNGKQLPPQLPPNNFRPPQSSRQPHSGFGAQPDTRIPPPPRSVQNTFQPSQQQFFGGPLPNQPFVNGGPITSSVQSPFLQPPAFPAPQQSPQSQQPPQHSPQVRFPASSPNSHAPQAQALFQAPPQTQQFQPAPQATFGQPIVQQPFDTNHIRSEVVPLNQQPLQTSNFNPFANQQQQQQQQQSFNSFPPAQNLPVFAPTQTLNSQPGVFPQIQPAAAHISQQQTQLSFQQQQELENRLKEESVRIRELQEKQKIIQKHEQFLQKQYQKQQAKVQQLHQEFLKKQQNIIQQQQDYETIRKTPTVGLQALPSERTVYEKATKAYQKPSPTTTTAYSTTTQRNLAVIPLKSNSKKDYSTISKTDLDALLQSNRFQTVRTESPKPTKARPPKAKSTKALGRDELLKQLKLALAEQGPQELGNRNFSATDLVLPNGEKVQVIRTTDPEIIKRANVNSEAVLTQQLDTPTTAKPLSFEDIAKSGILPPGADFELIKQSEDGQIEDIGKIPPQKKVTFVYLEEQDDGSYKVQGVKGSADKETKTSGADVDSILKRIKNGEIQLPPPSNKAVKTPIVVEGAPSSTTPRIMPVQKANSVTIIPHSTPLENHYPHSTNFVADHTIPRTASSPSSTTYISTASPSSPSPVSAYSPSTYSGSTIPQSSSTYVSSTQSPITNYYPVDNTLHYTGGISSTYPTTPSPIPTATPVSPSSTTAHFSTRSENYIAASTLAQQTASSTIYQQQQQTAAATGKFDVVHPTVPAPEAVPVTQQQEQALPLTQQPQPSSSSSSSSAASELPAILKKNGLFAMAKYLRQSGLDTILNETGPYTIFVPTDKAFRSLLVQLGGPEKAEEKFKNNPRLLSGLLLHHVIPGSFDISSLQDEMTGVSLAGTQLRVNQYNMHDSEWNDVKVTTINGAMVVLDKQDITIPQGIAHAVDRVMFPLPVGDILQTLQSDRERRFTHFLRALYASGMSDTLQNKGIKTYTVFAPTDAAFANYSTDELNKLVTDKDQAEELVKKHVVPGTLFTAGMRFYQVKDAMAEGKTVTLQKSAGKIKINDGYLQTSNIPTTNGVIHAVDALL, encoded by the exons ATGTCATCATTA gtaaATTCGAAAATCCAGCGACGACAGTTGACACAGCAACAGCTCTCACAACAGCAGCAGACACACATCTTGAGCGACATCCAGCAGCACCAGCACCGGTTCAACCTGCACCAAGGTCAACGACCACCGTCAAACGTGATCATCCAGCCCTCAATTCAGCTGCCTGTTCCGTCGCAGCAGCTCTCCCAGCTCAACCAGCGGCCATTTTCGAACTCGAACAACCCCTTCCAATCCCCACCCGTGTTGCCACCCCAGTTCAACGGCAAGCAGCTGCCCCCGCAGTTACCCCCTAACAATTTCAGACCTCCCCAATCAAGCAGACAACCACACAGCGGCTTCGGAGCTCAA CCAGACACACGAATTCCACCACCACCACGATCCGTACAGAACACGTTTCAGCCATCTCAACAGCAATTCTTCGGTGGGCCTCTGCCTAACCAACCCTTCGTGaatggcggtcccatcacttcTTCCGTCCAAAGTCCTTTCCTACAACCCCCAGCCTTCCCCGCACCACAACAGTCCCCACAGTCCCAGCAACCTCCACAACACTCCCCCCAGGTACGCTTCCCAGCATCCTCCCCCAATAGCCATGCTCCTCAAGCCCAAGCACTCTTCCAGGCACCTCCCCAGACACAACAGTTCCAACCCGCCCCACAGGCCACGTTCGGTCAGCCGATCGTGCAGCAACCCTTCGACACCAACCACATTCGCTCCGAAGTCGTTCCACTCAACCAACAgccactacagacttccaacTTTAACCCATTCgccaaccaacaacaacaacaacagcaacaacagtcATTCAACAGCTTCCCACCAGCACAAAACTTGCCGGTGTTCGCACCCACACAAACTCTAAACTCGCAACCCGGGGTCTTCCCGCAAATCCAACCGGCCGCGGCCCACATCTCGCAGCAGCAAACGCAGCTGAGCTTCCAGCAGCAACAGGAGCTGGAGAACCGTCTCAAGGAGGAAAGCGTACGCATTCGCGAACTCCAGGAAAAGCAAAAGATCATCCAAAAGCACGAACAGTTCCTCCAGAAGCAGTACCAGAAGCAGCAAGCCAAGGTCCAGCAGCTGCACCAGGAATTCCTGAAGAAGCAACAGAACATCATTCAGCAACAGCAAGATTACGAAACGATCCGAAAGACTCCTACCGTCGGCTTGCAGGCACTACCTTCCGAGCGAACGGTGTACGAAAAGGCCACCAAAGCCTACCAGAAGCCTAGTCCAACGACCACCACCGCTTACTCCACGACCACCCAGCGAAACCTTGCCGTGATCCCACTAAAGTCCAACAGCAAGAAGGACTACAGCACCATCTCCAAGACCGATCTGGACGCACTGCTGCAATCAAACCGCTTCCAAACCGTACGAACGGAGTCGCCCAAACCGACCAAGGCTCGTCCACCGAAGGCCAAGTCCACGAAGGCGCTCGGTCGCGATGAACTGCTCAAGCAGCTGAAGCTGGCTTTGGCTGAGCAGGGTCCGCAAGAATTAGGCAACAGGAACTTTAGCGCCACTGATTTGGTCCTTCCCAATGGGGAGAAGGTGCAGGTTATCCGTACCACCGATCCGGAGATTATCAAGCGTGCCAACGTAAACTCGGAAGCTGTGCTGACGCAGCAGCTTGACACTCCTACCACTGCGAAGCCGCTTTCGTTCGAAGATATCGCAAAGAGCGGTATTCTCCCACCTGGTGCTGACTTTGAGCTGATCAAGCAGAGCGAGGATGGTCAAATTGAAGATATTGGTAAGATTCCTCCGCAGAAGAAGGTCACTTTTGTGTATCTGGAAGAGCAAGATGACGGATCGTACAAGGTTCAAGGAGTTAAGGGTAGTGCGGATAAGGAGACCAAGACTTCTGGAGCCGATGTCGACAGCATTCTGAAGCGAATCAAGAACGGAGAGATTCAGCTGCCTCCTCCATCGAACAAGGCCGTCAAGACGCCGATTGTGGTTGAAGGAGCTCCGTCGAGTACCACCCCACGAATCATGCCCGTCCAGAAGGCCAACTCGGTAACGATCATCCCGCACAGCACTCCGCTCGAGAACCACTACCCGCACTCGACCAACTTCGTAGCGGACCACACGATTCCACGCACCGCTTCGTCACCGTCCTCGACGACCTACATCTCCACTGCGTCCCCCTCTAGTCCTAGCCCCGTGTCGGCTTACTCCCCTAGCACCTACTCTGGAAGTACAATCCCACAATCCTCCTCGACCTATGTGTCATCTACCCAATCCCCAATCACCAACTACTACCCGGTCGACAACACGCTCCACTACACCGGCGGTATCAGCTCGACCTATCCCACGACCCCGTCTCCCATCCCAACCGCCACCCCCGTGTCACCCAGCTCAACGACCGCGCACTTCTCGACGCGATCCGAGAACTACATCGCCGCGTCAACGCTAGCCCAGCAAACCGCCAGCTCAACcatttaccagcaacagcagcagactGCCGCCGCCACCGGCAAGTTCGACGTGGTCCACCCGACCGTTCCCGCGCCGGAAGCCGTACCCGTCACGCAGCAGCAGGAGCAAGCCCTACCACTGACGCAGCAACCCCAACCCtcttcatcgtcgtcgtcgtcgtcggccgcAAGCGAACTGCCAGCGATTCTCAAGAAAAACGGACTATTTGCGATGGCCAAATACCTCCGACAGTCTGGCTTGGACACGATACTCAACGAAACCGGTCCGTACACGATCTTCGTGCCGACCGACAAGGCCTTCCGCAGTCTCCTAGTGCAGCTGGGAGGACCGGAGAAGGCCGAGGAAAAGTTCAAGAACAACCCGCGACTGCTCAGTGGG CTTCTGCTGCATCACGTGATTCCCGGATCGTTCGACATCAGCTCGCTGCAGGACGAAATGACCGGTGTGTCGCTTGCCGGAACGCAACTTCGGGTGAACCAGTACAACATGCACGACTCCGAGTGGAATGATGTTAAG GTAACGACCATCAACGGCGCCATGGTCGTGCTGGACAAGCAGGACATCACCATCCCCCAGGGCATCGCACACGCCGTAGACCGGGTCATGTTCCCCCTGCCCGTCGGTGACATCTTGCAGACGTTGCAGTCCGATCGGGAGCGAAGATTCACACACTTCCTGCGGGCACTGTACGCATCCGGAATGTCCGATACACTACAGAATAAAG GTATCAAAACGTACACGGTATTCGCTCCAACCGATGCGGCCTTTGCCAACTACTCGACGGACGAACTGAACAAGCTAGTCACCGACAAGGACCAGGCGGAGGAGCTGGTCAAGAAGCACGTTGTGCCAGGAACGCTATTCACCGCCGGAATGCGGTTCTACCAAGTCAAGGATGCCATGGCCGAGGGCAAGACGGTGACACTACAGAAGAGTGCAG GTAAAATCAAGATCAACGACGGCTACCTGCAGACGTCCAACATTCCCACGACGAACGGCGTGATACACGCGGTCGACGCGCTGCTTTGA